From Flavipsychrobacter sp., a single genomic window includes:
- a CDS encoding cobalamin B12-binding domain-containing protein, with protein MTDTMQRPVRVLVAKVGLDGHDRGAKVIATALRDAGMEVIYTGLRQTADMVVNAALQEDVDAIGVSILSGAHMTVFPKLISLMKEKGLENVLLTGGGIIPEEDMKELNEKGVGKLFAPGAATSEIADYINNWVKENRAELF; from the coding sequence ATGACAGACACGATGCAACGCCCAGTAAGGGTACTGGTAGCAAAAGTAGGTTTAGACGGTCATGACCGAGGAGCCAAAGTAATAGCCACAGCTTTGAGAGATGCAGGTATGGAAGTAATATACACAGGGTTGAGGCAAACTGCGGATATGGTTGTTAACGCTGCCTTACAGGAAGATGTTGATGCTATAGGCGTTAGCATTTTAAGTGGTGCGCATATGACAGTTTTCCCTAAACTAATTTCCTTAATGAAAGAAAAAGGTTTGGAAAATGTATTACTTACCGGTGGGGGTATTATACCTGAAGAAGATATGAAGGAGTTGAATGAAAAAGGAGTAGGAAAACTTTTTGCTCCTGGAGCGGCAACTTCTGAAATAGCAGATTATATAAATAACTGGGTAAAAGAAAACAGAGCAGAGCTATTCTAA